The following are from one region of the Tautonia marina genome:
- a CDS encoding NAD-dependent epimerase/dehydratase family protein, with the protein MPAIAPGDWPVLVTGAGGFVGGHIARELSRAGHPVRGLARRPPTIEPDDPPIDWQIGDLLDPATRRAAIRGMRAVIHAAGWVSLGPDDEDCARIVNVEATRALLAEADTAGVERFVFTSTLHTVAAGTPEKPADERTPWNLHAVDSPYARTKREAEAIVLQGIGDRMQCLAICPGMVVGPRDIRPTSTGLLLIMARTPVVVIPGGGIPIVDASVIAQAHRAALSLGEPGRRYAVVGPYLSYTEMARLVSQITGRPRMIHRLPDAAHRPMRYSYAAGGLISRRLRAIGSPALVAGAFLRLHVRGDLADATFGLAHPDPIVTIRSALADAHHSGRAPWLRLRPEPSA; encoded by the coding sequence GTGCCTGCGATCGCTCCGGGAGATTGGCCCGTCCTTGTGACCGGGGCTGGCGGCTTCGTCGGCGGCCACATCGCCCGCGAATTGTCCCGGGCCGGTCATCCGGTGCGCGGCCTTGCACGAAGACCGCCGACGATCGAGCCCGACGACCCACCGATCGACTGGCAGATCGGCGACCTGCTCGACCCCGCCACTCGCCGCGCCGCCATTCGGGGGATGCGGGCCGTCATCCACGCCGCCGGCTGGGTCAGCCTCGGCCCCGACGACGAAGACTGTGCCCGGATCGTCAACGTCGAGGCGACCCGCGCCTTGCTCGCCGAGGCCGACACCGCCGGTGTCGAACGCTTCGTCTTTACCTCCACCTTGCATACGGTGGCCGCCGGGACTCCCGAGAAACCGGCCGACGAGCGAACCCCCTGGAACCTGCACGCCGTCGATTCCCCTTACGCCCGAACCAAACGCGAGGCCGAGGCGATCGTTCTTCAGGGGATCGGCGATCGCATGCAATGCCTGGCGATCTGTCCCGGCATGGTCGTCGGCCCCCGAGACATCCGACCGACCTCGACCGGCCTCTTGCTGATAATGGCCCGGACCCCGGTTGTCGTCATTCCCGGCGGCGGAATTCCGATCGTCGATGCTTCGGTCATCGCCCAGGCCCACCGCGCGGCCCTCTCGCTCGGCGAACCTGGCCGTCGCTATGCCGTGGTCGGTCCGTATCTGTCATACACCGAGATGGCTCGTCTTGTCTCCCAAATCACCGGCCGCCCCCGAATGATCCATCGTCTCCCCGACGCCGCCCATCGGCCGATGCGTTATTCCTACGCCGCCGGCGGATTGATCTCTCGCCGCCTGCGAGCCATCGGCTCACCGGCCCTGGTCGCCGGGGCCTTCCTCCGCCTTCATGTCCGAGGCGACCTGGCCGACGCCACCTTCGGCCTCGCTCACCCCGATCCGATCGTCACCATCCGATCCGCCCTGGCCGATGCCCACCACTCCGGTCGAGCCCCCTGGCTCCGCCTCCGTCCCGAACCGTCCGCGTAG
- a CDS encoding zinc-binding dehydrogenase: MTGSSVAAIFHGSGVPLEFREVPLPDPDRLGASVLVEVVACTLCGSDLHSYHGRRNVPVPTILGHEILGRIAAFGPDAPTQDANGRPLEVGDRVTWGVVACCGECFFCRHNLPQKCERMVKYGHEAIRPGLELTGGLAGHCVLVRGTAIFLVPEDLPDAVACPANCATATVAAALEAAGSIGGNRVLILGAGMLGLTAAAWARTLGAEEVICCDADARRLDLARTFGATRTATPETLAGVVSDCTEGRGVDVAIELTGATEAIELALPILRIGGVFVWVGAVCPTRPVSIVPEQIVRRCLTIRGVHNYRPDHLGQALDFLAAAGAFPFEDLVSDWQPLSSLETALNAPPDPDRPRMGIRPGL, translated from the coding sequence GTGACAGGTTCCTCGGTGGCGGCGATCTTTCACGGCTCGGGCGTGCCTTTGGAATTCCGGGAGGTCCCCCTGCCCGACCCCGATCGGCTGGGGGCGTCGGTGCTGGTCGAGGTCGTCGCCTGTACGCTCTGCGGCAGCGACCTGCACAGCTATCACGGCCGACGCAACGTGCCGGTGCCGACGATCCTCGGCCACGAGATCCTCGGCCGGATCGCCGCCTTTGGCCCGGACGCTCCGACGCAGGACGCCAACGGCCGGCCCCTGGAGGTCGGCGATCGTGTGACCTGGGGCGTGGTCGCCTGCTGCGGCGAGTGCTTCTTCTGTCGACACAATCTGCCGCAAAAATGTGAGCGGATGGTGAAGTATGGTCATGAGGCGATTCGACCAGGGCTCGAACTGACCGGCGGCCTGGCCGGGCATTGCGTGCTCGTGCGGGGGACCGCCATCTTCCTCGTCCCGGAGGACTTGCCCGACGCTGTCGCCTGTCCGGCCAACTGCGCGACGGCGACCGTCGCCGCGGCGCTGGAGGCGGCAGGCTCGATCGGGGGGAACCGGGTCCTGATCCTCGGCGCGGGGATGCTCGGCCTGACTGCCGCGGCCTGGGCTCGAACGCTCGGGGCCGAGGAGGTGATTTGCTGCGATGCCGACGCCCGGCGGCTCGACCTGGCCAGGACCTTCGGCGCAACACGAACGGCCACGCCCGAGACGCTGGCCGGGGTCGTCTCGGATTGCACCGAGGGGCGAGGTGTCGATGTCGCGATCGAGTTGACCGGGGCCACGGAGGCGATTGAGCTTGCCTTGCCGATCCTCCGGATCGGCGGCGTGTTCGTCTGGGTCGGCGCGGTTTGCCCAACGAGGCCGGTGTCGATCGTGCCCGAGCAGATTGTTCGCCGCTGTTTGACGATTCGAGGCGTGCATAATTATCGACCGGATCATCTCGGCCAGGCGCTCGACTTCCTCGCGGCGGCCGGGGCGTTTCCCTTCGAAGATCTTGTGTCCGATTGGCAACCGCTGTCGAGCCTGGAAACGGCCTTGAATGCGCCGCCCGATCCGGACCGGCCCCGCATGGGAATCCGACCGGGGTTGTGA
- a CDS encoding DUF5690 family protein: MTTAQEQPAEAESEPESGASVGRAMPMIALWSLVAAFGTYFCMYAFRKPFTAAAFQEGLIWGLKEKTVLVTAQVFGYTISKIVGIRVIAELPPNRRAAGILVLNGSALVALLLFAVVPSPLHVASLFVNGLALGMVFGMVLGFVEGRRSTEALAAGLCGSFILADGVAKSVGTWLLDQGVSERWMPGVAGLMFVPPLLLFVGMLTRIPPPDRRDIERRGHRSAMDRHDRVAMIMKYGPGLMLIVLAYVLITVLRSIRADFMPELWRGLGVEAVPATFATSEVLVTLFVLLANGMSVLILNNRRAFFTSIAVALTGGVMMLFALVALRQSWVGGFAFMVLIGTGLYLPYVAIHTTIFERLIAMTRDRGNLGFLMYVADSAGYLGYAALMIARGLLPTGESFMTFFAVTCGIVALLTSVSLAMSWGFFSRRVTAIETVGGQRA; the protein is encoded by the coding sequence ATGACGACTGCCCAGGAGCAACCGGCCGAGGCCGAGTCGGAACCGGAGTCCGGGGCCAGCGTCGGTCGCGCGATGCCCATGATCGCCCTCTGGTCGTTGGTGGCGGCATTTGGGACGTATTTTTGCATGTACGCCTTTCGCAAGCCGTTCACGGCGGCGGCGTTTCAGGAGGGATTGATCTGGGGACTGAAAGAGAAGACGGTCCTGGTGACGGCGCAGGTGTTCGGCTACACGATCTCGAAAATCGTCGGCATCCGGGTGATTGCGGAGCTGCCGCCAAATCGCAGGGCGGCGGGGATCCTGGTCCTGAACGGGTCGGCCCTGGTGGCGTTGCTGCTCTTCGCGGTGGTGCCGTCCCCCTTGCATGTCGCCAGCCTGTTCGTCAACGGCCTGGCGCTGGGGATGGTCTTCGGCATGGTGCTCGGGTTCGTCGAGGGGAGACGTAGCACCGAGGCCCTGGCGGCGGGCCTGTGCGGGAGTTTCATCCTGGCCGACGGGGTAGCGAAGTCGGTCGGGACGTGGCTGCTCGATCAGGGGGTGTCCGAGCGTTGGATGCCGGGCGTGGCGGGCTTGATGTTCGTCCCGCCGTTGCTGTTGTTTGTCGGGATGCTGACCCGAATTCCACCCCCCGACCGCCGAGACATCGAACGCCGGGGGCACCGATCGGCGATGGATCGGCACGACCGGGTGGCGATGATCATGAAGTACGGGCCGGGATTGATGCTGATCGTCCTGGCCTACGTGCTCATCACGGTGCTGCGAAGTATCCGGGCCGACTTCATGCCCGAACTCTGGCGGGGGTTGGGGGTGGAGGCCGTGCCGGCGACGTTCGCGACTTCGGAGGTGCTGGTTACGCTGTTCGTGCTGCTGGCGAACGGGATGAGCGTCCTGATCCTCAACAACCGCCGGGCATTTTTCACGTCGATCGCCGTGGCCCTGACCGGAGGGGTGATGATGCTGTTCGCCCTGGTGGCGCTTCGGCAATCGTGGGTCGGCGGGTTCGCGTTCATGGTCTTGATCGGCACCGGACTCTATCTGCCGTACGTGGCGATCCACACCACGATTTTTGAACGATTGATCGCCATGACGAGGGACCGGGGGAACCTGGGCTTCCTGATGTACGTGGCCGACTCGGCCGGTTACCTTGGCTACGCGGCATTGATGATCGCTCGGGGGCTCTTGCCGACCGGGGAATCGTTCATGACCTTCTTCGCCGTGACCTGTGGGATCGTCGCGCTCTTGACGAGCGTGAGCCTGGCGATGAGCTGGGGATTCTTCTCCCGGCGGGTGACAGCGATCGAGACGGTCGGAGGGCAACGAGCGTGA
- a CDS encoding phosphonate degradation HD-domain oxygenase — MANTPAETIATIRRLFLDRGHAEYGGEAVSQLQHALQAAHLARQSGADPSLITAALLHDIGHLLHDLPEDAAEQGIDDHHEGLAGRWLSQHFGPAVVDPVRLHVAAKRYLCAVEPSYRDQLSPPSQLSLQLQGGPMSAEEVERFRSSPHHEAAVSLRRWDDEAKDPNTAVPDFDTYLPVLEAALISADAPRADP; from the coding sequence ATGGCCAACACTCCGGCCGAGACGATTGCCACCATCCGCCGCCTCTTTCTTGATCGCGGCCACGCCGAATACGGCGGCGAGGCCGTCTCGCAGCTTCAGCATGCGCTTCAGGCCGCTCACCTGGCCCGACAATCGGGGGCCGACCCCTCGTTGATCACCGCCGCCTTGCTCCACGACATCGGCCACCTGCTCCACGACCTGCCTGAGGACGCCGCGGAACAGGGCATTGACGACCATCATGAAGGGCTCGCCGGTCGATGGCTTTCCCAACATTTCGGGCCTGCGGTCGTTGATCCGGTCCGTTTGCATGTCGCCGCCAAGCGCTATCTCTGCGCCGTCGAACCATCCTACCGCGACCAGCTCAGCCCGCCATCCCAGCTCAGCCTGCAACTGCAAGGCGGCCCGATGTCGGCCGAGGAGGTCGAGCGCTTCCGCTCCTCTCCCCACCACGAGGCCGCCGTCTCCCTCCGCCGCTGGGACGATGAGGCCAAGGACCCGAACACAGCCGTTCCTGACTTCGACACCTATCTCCCCGTTCTCGAAGCCGCCCTCATTTCCGCTGATGCGCCCCGAGCCGATCCATGA
- a CDS encoding TIGR03364 family FAD-dependent oxidoreductase, whose translation MSDPFPPSEPPETVGIVGAGIVGLAHAWSAARRGHQVTVFERSPIASGASVRNFGMVWPIGQPSGEALAIALRSRACWLELSEQSNIWINPCGSIHLAHREDEWAVLEEFAQVAPELGYSCELLSRSEVLARSPGANPDGLLGGLFSPMELCVNPRAVIRTLPGWLADRFGVSFHLGTAITQVEPGLARSADGRSWSFDRLIICGGADFETLFPDLLHGSGLRRCKLQMLKAAPQPNGWTLGPHLASGLTLRHYANFEVTDSLAALKQRIAAETPELDQYGIHVMASQNELGEIILGDSHEYDDAIDPFDKSLIDDLILRELRHVIQLPDWSITERWHGIYAKHAAAPVFEAEPMPGVSVRTGTSGSGMTMSFGLAERSWETTRS comes from the coding sequence ATGAGCGATCCCTTTCCCCCTTCGGAACCTCCCGAAACCGTCGGCATCGTTGGGGCCGGTATCGTCGGTCTGGCGCATGCCTGGTCGGCGGCCCGTCGAGGCCATCAGGTGACGGTCTTCGAGCGATCACCAATCGCCTCCGGCGCCTCGGTGCGCAATTTCGGCATGGTCTGGCCTATCGGCCAGCCGAGCGGCGAAGCGCTGGCCATCGCCCTCCGGAGCCGAGCCTGCTGGCTCGAATTGAGCGAGCAAAGCAACATCTGGATCAACCCCTGCGGCTCGATCCACCTCGCCCACCGCGAGGATGAATGGGCCGTCCTCGAAGAATTTGCCCAGGTCGCCCCCGAACTCGGCTACTCCTGCGAGCTTCTCTCTCGATCCGAAGTCCTTGCCCGATCGCCGGGAGCAAATCCGGACGGCCTGCTCGGCGGACTGTTCAGCCCGATGGAGCTGTGCGTCAACCCCCGCGCCGTCATCCGCACCCTGCCCGGCTGGCTGGCCGATCGCTTTGGCGTCTCCTTCCACCTCGGCACCGCCATCACGCAGGTCGAGCCCGGCCTCGCCCGATCGGCCGATGGCCGCTCCTGGTCGTTCGATCGCCTGATCATCTGCGGTGGTGCCGATTTCGAGACGCTTTTTCCCGACCTCTTGCACGGTTCCGGCCTCCGGCGCTGCAAGCTCCAGATGCTCAAGGCTGCTCCACAACCAAACGGCTGGACCCTCGGCCCTCATCTCGCCAGCGGCCTGACCCTGCGGCACTACGCGAACTTTGAGGTGACCGACAGCCTCGCGGCCTTGAAGCAGCGCATCGCCGCCGAGACGCCGGAACTCGACCAGTACGGCATCCACGTCATGGCCTCGCAGAACGAACTCGGCGAGATCATCCTCGGCGATTCGCACGAGTACGACGACGCCATCGACCCGTTTGACAAGAGCCTGATCGACGATCTGATCCTCCGCGAACTTCGCCACGTGATTCAACTGCCCGACTGGTCGATCACCGAGCGCTGGCACGGCATCTACGCCAAGCACGCCGCCGCTCCCGTGTTCGAGGCCGAGCCGATGCCCGGCGTCTCCGTCCGGACCGGAACCAGCGGATCGGGCATGACCATGTCCTTCGGCCTGGCCGAACGCTCCTGGGAGACGACCCGATCATGA
- the phnX gene encoding phosphonoacetaldehyde hydrolase — MTLASPLPIGAILFDWAGTTIDHGSRAPVEVFVEVFRRADVPITTAEARGPMGMAKREHIAAILAVPRVAEAWQSRFGQPATEADIDRLYADFLPLQKEVLAKHSDVIPGIPEVVAECRRRGIRIGSSTGYTRALMEVVAPIARAQGFDPEVILCADDTPKGRPAPWMIFRAAQALDVFPMSRVVVVDDTVPGIEAGRNAGAWTVAVTRTGNALGLSLDELAQVAPSDLASRLNSAEATFRNAGAHAVIESVADLLPVLDTIAKGDSNRP, encoded by the coding sequence ATGACCCTCGCTTCGCCCCTTCCCATCGGCGCCATCCTGTTTGACTGGGCCGGAACCACCATCGACCACGGCAGCCGGGCCCCCGTCGAGGTCTTCGTCGAGGTCTTCCGCCGCGCCGACGTGCCGATCACCACCGCCGAGGCCCGCGGCCCGATGGGGATGGCCAAGCGCGAGCATATCGCCGCCATCCTTGCCGTCCCCCGAGTGGCCGAGGCCTGGCAATCCCGCTTCGGCCAACCCGCCACCGAGGCCGACATCGACCGCCTCTATGCCGACTTCCTCCCCTTACAAAAAGAGGTGCTGGCAAAGCACTCCGACGTGATTCCGGGCATTCCCGAGGTCGTCGCCGAATGCCGTCGCCGAGGGATCCGGATCGGCTCCAGCACCGGCTACACCCGCGCCTTGATGGAGGTCGTCGCCCCGATCGCCCGCGCCCAGGGCTTCGACCCTGAGGTCATCCTCTGCGCCGACGACACCCCGAAAGGCCGCCCCGCCCCCTGGATGATCTTCCGGGCCGCCCAGGCGCTCGACGTCTTCCCCATGTCCCGCGTTGTCGTGGTCGATGACACCGTTCCCGGGATCGAGGCCGGCCGCAACGCCGGCGCCTGGACCGTCGCCGTCACCCGGACCGGCAACGCCCTGGGCCTTTCGCTCGACGAACTCGCCCAGGTCGCCCCGAGCGACCTGGCCTCCCGCCTCAACTCTGCCGAGGCCACCTTCCGCAATGCCGGAGCCCACGCCGTCATCGAAAGCGTCGCCGACCTGCTCCCCGTGCTCGACACCATCGCCAAGGGCGATTCGAACCGCCCTTGA
- a CDS encoding PSD1 and planctomycete cytochrome C domain-containing protein codes for MTLRRRLRATGVLLACCIFLLPGAGPSARAGEADPPSDPNALSFERDVRPILKEHCFHCHGEEPKLKSGLDLRFVQTMLDGGLTGEAIVPGDRDGSFLWHRIDADEMPPGDAKLSAEQKATIAAWIDAGAPTLRPEPEEIPPPGEMVLTQEDAGFWSFQPIQRPDVPEVENDASLVRTPIDAFLLDRLQAEGLSFGPEADRATFIRRASMDLLGLPPTPEEVAAFLADDAPDAVERLIDRLLESPHYGERWARHWMDVAGYADSDGYTLADPVRPWAYRYRDYLIRAFNADRPWDELIVEQLAGDELVAPPYEQLGPEDLDRLIATGFLRMAPDGTADREVDPVVARNDAVAETIKVVSTAFLGLTVGCAQCHSHRYDPISHEDYFRFRALFEPALDVSDWKLPNARLISLWTDADREQAKAAAEALAQVNKERAEAINDLVNRILEKELEAAPEELRQPLREARDLKPADRSEEQVELLRTYPRVLVTSGNVSLYDAKAYNAITADFAKRTAAVEPKRPADNYVHALTEVPGKVPTTHLFLRGDPNQPAEEVDPGELTILTVATGSPDIPIDDPNLPTTGRRLAYARHLTSGEHPLVARVLANRVWMHHFGRGLVASTGDFGFLGDRPSHPELLDWLADDFMQGGWTLKRLHRMIMTSTAYRQVSTRRPELDAIDPENVLVGRQNVRRLEAETVRDAILATSGALNPEAFGPPVPVAPDEAGRIIVGKDNRDSAGRPSNADQSLGNAARRRTLYVQIRRTMPLGLTESFDPPDLSPSCPQRDSSTVAPQSLMLMNNPFVLEHSETMADRVMASAGNDATARVRLAWQLAFAREPDAEQVAGALDYLDRQRATLAEQVKADAPDADPDRLALASFCHALLCSNGFLYVD; via the coding sequence ATGACCCTCCGCCGACGACTCCGAGCCACCGGCGTGCTCCTTGCCTGTTGCATCTTCTTGCTCCCCGGAGCCGGTCCTTCGGCCAGGGCAGGGGAGGCCGATCCCCCGTCCGATCCGAATGCGCTCAGCTTCGAGCGCGACGTTCGACCGATTCTCAAGGAACACTGCTTCCACTGCCACGGCGAGGAACCGAAGCTGAAAAGCGGCCTCGACCTCCGCTTCGTCCAGACGATGCTCGACGGCGGCCTGACCGGCGAGGCGATCGTTCCCGGCGACCGCGACGGCAGCTTCCTCTGGCACCGGATCGACGCCGACGAGATGCCCCCCGGCGATGCCAAGCTTTCGGCCGAGCAAAAGGCGACCATCGCCGCCTGGATCGACGCCGGCGCCCCCACCCTCCGCCCCGAGCCCGAGGAAATCCCGCCCCCCGGCGAGATGGTCCTGACCCAGGAAGACGCGGGTTTCTGGTCCTTCCAGCCGATCCAACGCCCCGACGTACCCGAGGTCGAGAACGACGCCTCCCTCGTCCGCACCCCGATCGACGCGTTTCTGCTCGATCGCCTTCAGGCCGAAGGGCTGAGCTTCGGCCCCGAGGCCGACCGCGCCACCTTCATCCGCCGCGCCTCGATGGACCTGCTCGGCCTGCCGCCGACCCCCGAGGAGGTCGCCGCCTTCCTCGCCGACGATGCCCCCGATGCCGTCGAGCGCCTCATCGACCGCCTGCTCGAATCCCCTCACTACGGCGAGCGCTGGGCGAGACACTGGATGGACGTTGCCGGTTACGCCGACAGCGACGGCTACACCCTGGCCGACCCAGTCCGCCCCTGGGCCTATCGCTACCGCGATTACTTGATCCGAGCCTTCAACGCCGATCGCCCCTGGGATGAGCTCATCGTCGAGCAACTGGCCGGCGATGAACTGGTTGCCCCCCCTTACGAGCAGCTCGGCCCCGAGGACCTCGACCGCCTCATCGCCACCGGCTTCCTCCGAATGGCCCCCGACGGCACCGCCGACCGCGAGGTTGACCCCGTCGTCGCCCGCAACGACGCCGTGGCCGAAACGATCAAGGTCGTCTCGACCGCCTTCCTCGGCCTGACCGTCGGTTGCGCCCAGTGCCATTCCCACCGCTACGACCCGATCTCGCACGAAGACTACTTCCGCTTCCGCGCTCTGTTCGAGCCGGCCCTCGATGTTTCCGACTGGAAGCTGCCGAACGCCCGATTGATTTCCCTCTGGACCGACGCCGACCGCGAGCAGGCCAAGGCCGCCGCCGAGGCTCTCGCCCAGGTGAACAAGGAACGCGCCGAGGCCATCAACGACCTCGTCAACCGCATCCTGGAGAAGGAGCTGGAGGCCGCCCCCGAGGAGCTTCGCCAGCCACTCCGCGAGGCCCGCGACCTCAAGCCCGCCGACCGCTCCGAGGAGCAGGTCGAGCTCTTGCGGACCTACCCCCGCGTTCTGGTCACCTCCGGCAACGTCAGCCTCTACGACGCCAAGGCGTACAACGCCATCACCGCCGACTTCGCCAAGCGCACCGCCGCCGTCGAGCCGAAGCGACCGGCCGACAACTACGTCCACGCCCTGACCGAGGTGCCCGGCAAGGTCCCCACCACCCACCTGTTCCTCCGCGGCGATCCGAACCAGCCGGCCGAGGAAGTTGACCCCGGCGAGCTGACGATCCTCACCGTCGCCACCGGATCGCCCGACATCCCGATCGACGACCCGAATCTCCCGACCACCGGCCGCCGTCTCGCCTATGCCCGGCACCTGACCAGCGGCGAGCATCCCCTGGTCGCCCGCGTGCTGGCCAACCGAGTCTGGATGCACCACTTCGGCCGCGGCCTTGTGGCCTCGACCGGCGACTTCGGCTTCCTCGGCGATCGCCCCTCGCATCCCGAGTTGCTCGACTGGCTGGCCGACGACTTCATGCAAGGCGGCTGGACTCTCAAGCGCTTGCATCGAATGATCATGACCTCGACCGCCTATCGCCAGGTCTCGACCCGACGCCCTGAGCTTGACGCGATCGATCCCGAGAACGTCCTCGTCGGCCGCCAGAACGTCCGGCGCCTGGAGGCTGAAACGGTCCGAGATGCCATCCTCGCCACCTCCGGCGCGCTCAACCCCGAAGCGTTCGGCCCCCCCGTCCCCGTCGCTCCCGACGAGGCCGGGCGGATCATCGTCGGCAAGGACAACCGCGACTCCGCCGGCCGCCCCTCAAACGCCGATCAGTCGCTCGGCAATGCTGCCCGCCGCCGCACCCTTTACGTCCAGATCCGACGGACGATGCCCCTGGGCCTGACCGAGTCGTTCGACCCTCCCGACCTCTCCCCGAGCTGCCCCCAGCGCGACAGCTCGACGGTCGCCCCGCAATCCCTCATGCTCATGAACAATCCGTTCGTCCTGGAGCACTCCGAGACGATGGCCGACCGCGTGATGGCCTCAGCCGGTAACGACGCCACCGCTCGCGTCCGCCTCGCCTGGCAGCTTGCCTTCGCCCGAGAACCAGATGCCGAGCAAGTCGCCGGTGCGCTCGACTACCTCGACCGCCAGCGCGCCACCCTCGCCGAGCAAGTCAAGGCCGACGCCCCCGACGCTGACCCCGACCGCCTCGCCCTGGCGAGCTTCTGCCACGCCTTGCTCTGCTCCAACGGATTCCTTTACGTCGATTGA
- a CDS encoding DUF1501 domain-containing protein — MAAHRAVGCSSRRHFLASQGVGIGSLALAWLAHQERASARQEGPSKPTLETPTYDLTPKAPPAPARAKNMVCLFMQGGPSHHDLFDPKPELTRRNGQAFTGEIKFDNAGQASSKLFASPWKFHRRGECGMELSELLPGLGEVADDISLIRSMHTGVNNHGQSISAIHTGRIQRGRPTVGSWLSYALGTENQNLPAYCVLTDPGGLPVLGVENWSNGWLPSLYQGTAIRPKEPRIADLEPPDHYAGQVQRQFLDYLGTINRDHLSQYPGELDLAARISSYELAARMQGAAAEALDISEESAATKRLYGIDDPDSQEFGTRCLIARRLIERGVRFVQVCTGNQHWDHHGNITNLLPRMCRRVDRPSAALVRDLKTRGLLDETVVWWGGEMGRLPVVQNEANIGRDHNTYGFSAWMAGGGIKGGYVHGATDEFGIRAVESPVSHADYHATLLHLFGLDHTHLTFPRPGGTASLVDGQEARIVTELLA, encoded by the coding sequence ATGGCTGCTCATCGAGCCGTCGGCTGCTCGTCTCGCCGTCACTTCCTGGCCTCGCAAGGCGTGGGCATCGGCTCCCTCGCCCTCGCCTGGCTCGCGCACCAGGAGCGTGCTTCGGCTCGGCAGGAAGGCCCGAGCAAGCCGACGCTCGAAACCCCGACCTACGACCTCACTCCCAAGGCTCCCCCCGCCCCCGCTCGGGCGAAGAACATGGTCTGCCTGTTCATGCAAGGGGGTCCGAGCCACCACGACCTGTTCGACCCGAAACCCGAATTGACCCGCCGCAACGGCCAGGCGTTCACCGGCGAGATCAAGTTCGACAACGCCGGCCAGGCCAGCTCGAAGCTATTCGCCTCCCCCTGGAAATTCCATCGTCGCGGCGAGTGCGGCATGGAGCTGAGCGAGCTGCTCCCCGGCCTCGGCGAGGTGGCCGACGACATTAGCTTGATCCGGTCGATGCACACCGGCGTCAACAACCACGGCCAGTCGATCTCCGCCATCCACACCGGCCGCATCCAGCGCGGTCGGCCGACGGTCGGCTCGTGGCTCTCCTACGCCCTCGGCACCGAGAACCAGAACCTCCCCGCCTACTGCGTCCTGACCGATCCCGGCGGCCTGCCCGTCCTCGGGGTCGAGAACTGGTCGAACGGCTGGCTCCCCTCGCTTTATCAAGGGACGGCCATCCGGCCGAAAGAGCCCCGCATCGCCGACCTCGAACCTCCCGACCACTACGCAGGCCAGGTCCAGCGCCAGTTTCTTGACTACCTCGGCACGATCAACCGCGACCACCTCTCCCAGTATCCCGGCGAGCTTGACCTCGCCGCCCGAATCAGCAGCTACGAGCTGGCCGCCCGCATGCAAGGCGCCGCCGCCGAGGCCCTCGACATCTCCGAGGAATCAGCCGCCACGAAACGCCTTTACGGCATCGACGACCCCGACTCCCAGGAATTCGGCACCCGATGCCTCATCGCCCGCCGCCTCATCGAGCGCGGGGTCCGCTTCGTGCAAGTTTGCACCGGCAATCAACACTGGGACCACCACGGCAACATCACCAACCTCTTACCCCGCATGTGCCGCCGCGTCGATCGCCCATCCGCCGCCCTCGTCCGCGACCTGAAAACCCGCGGCCTGCTCGACGAGACCGTCGTCTGGTGGGGTGGCGAGATGGGCCGTCTTCCCGTCGTCCAGAACGAGGCCAACATCGGCCGTGACCACAACACCTACGGCTTTAGCGCCTGGATGGCCGGCGGCGGGATCAAAGGGGGCTACGTCCACGGTGCGACCGACGAGTTCGGCATCCGAGCCGTCGAATCCCCCGTCTCCCACGCCGACTACCACGCCACCCTTCTGCACCTCTTCGGCCTCGACCACACCCACCTCACCTTCCCCCGCCCCGGCGGCACCGCCTCCCTCGTCGATGGCCAGGAGGCCCGCATCGTCACCGAACTGCTCGCCTGA